The region TCCTATATTTGCGCCGGCTCTTCTTTGCCGCACTAGCAgcctttttcctttttaCTTCTCCAACTATAGTTGAGCGACTCTGCTCGCCATGAAGTAAGTCGTCTAACTTTTGAGCGAGCAGCTCGCGCGCGAGTTTGCGGTTTTGACTTCTCGACCGAGTGGCTTGTGATTTGATGACTATGCCTGTGGGGACATGTTTCAATTGAACCGCCGAATTTGTTTTATTCTACGCCGATTTGATGTTAGAATTGGATCGTTGAAGATGCATCCGAGTGGCGCAATTTGGTGGAGGTACGTACAATCTTTTGTCCACCTGGCCCAGAGCCCTTGAGGAAGGACTCTTCAATTTCAGAGTCTGGAGGCGGCTTTGGTCGCGGCGGCAGGTTCTTGGCCTGCAGGGCGGTGCATGTAAACGGTCGTGATAAACCGGCGGGGGACGTAATTGAGGGTATGCGGTGTATGCGGCGGAGCATGTTCATGGTTGATTTGTGGTCGAGCTGGAAGCTTTGTTTGTGGCATGAATGTCACAGCTCCGAGGGATGGAGGAGATgacaccaagaacaaggtgaTGACATTGTAGAATGACTTTTGGTGTAGTTGTGAAACAGGTGTAGTGGGGGTAGAGGTACATGTGCCGCGGGCCCCCTGACGGCGCGGCCGACAAGAGTCAAGTTGGAAAATTTGGAGCCTCGGACCTGGCGGGCTTTTGTCCCCTGGCCGTTCATTTTCAGGGACTCGTCAAGCTTCTGCGCAACACACGACTCTCAACATATCCCTCGACACGGTTCCTTTTCTGCAACGATTGTCGAAAAAAGCACAGCTACACGCTCGACCGAACGAATTCCCCGCCACAATGTCCATGGCTGCCGAGTGTCAGCGCTGGCTGCGCCGCAAGCAGTACACCTTTGAAGTGACGTTTGCGCTGAACATGTTTCGATCGTGGGAGAAGTCTGTTATTTGTACGTTTCTTAGGCGACGTGCTTGTGTAATGTCGAGTAAAGCTGAATGCTAACTTGGGCTAGACTCGGTTCTCTTTCTGCTTTGTAGCATGACCTTCATCGCTGCGGTGCTGTACCTCCCACACCATATTACGATTCTGGCCGGCCGGGCGTGGTATTACATCAAGGGGGAACATATCAATGTCGCCGCTTCGGCGAGGGAGGTTGTTCAGGAGGTGTCGAAGAGTGTAGTGAGCGAGGCGGCGCCTACGCTTGAGGCGGTTAGGGATGCGCTTGTTGGGGTTGTTGAGAAGGAGTTGTAGGTTGGGGGTGGTAGGGCAATGGGGGATGGGATCATGGCATGCATTGTGGAATATTGGCGTTTGTTGCTTTTGGAATGATAACTTTATGGTATAACTAGGCTTAATACTAATTGTGTATACTTATGGCTGTGGTTGGTCTGAATTCTGGATTCTAGACTGTGACTGATTGGGCTGATGGGTGGCATGTGGTGAAGATGGGTGGTAAGAATGGGGGATTATGTGAATACAGACTTGTTCTTGGTGTGGGATACATGGTTGGTATGTATAGTTGGTGGTAGAGCTGCGTTTTACGCGCCATGTGGTTTTGGTATAGTGTTCTTTGCTAACGGCTGCAGACGGGTATCCAACCAGAGTCTTCTACAACATTAATCATCACTATTGCGTCTTCTATACGAAAATAGATCAAATCATTACTCTTCTCTATTGGTGCACTTTATCAATACACAAGGGTAAGCAGCCTTGATGCACCTGCAGCGGAGATATCGGACTTGAGCTCCAACGGCCCTCAGCCCTCTGGTAAACTAACATGTATTGCAACTTCCACCAAGGTTAGACCCGGAAACTTTTAATAAAAGCAAAGGGTATAAGATTTATCTCTGCTCTCGGCAAGGGGAGTGTGTCCGAAGTCCGTACCAGGTGAGGATTTGGCAACATGCAAATCTTATGGCCAGTTAACTCCGTATAAGATGCAGTACTCCAATCCTTTCGTATACAAAATCAAAATATTTAAGCGGTATTATTGCCCAGTCTCCTCATGAATAGGAACAAATCTCCTTATGTAGCTTTAATAACAACAACCTGTGACCTCATGCCCCGAAAACGACTCTTCATCACCGGCGCAAGcggctacctaggtaccgtcatcaccaccctcgcCATTAAAGAACACTACTCCGTCTTCGGCCTCTCCCGCACCGAAGACTCTGACCGAAAACTTGAAATCCTCGGCGCAGTCCCCGTCCGCGGCGACCTCACCTCCCTAGATGTTCTGCGCCGGGAAGCAGCCGCTTCGGATGGCGTGATCCACCTCGCTACTTCATATACATTCGGCGAACCAACCTATGATGTCGCTCTTCCCATCGACACTGCCGCCGTGGATGCCATTGTCGCTGGACTAGCGGGCTCTTCGAAACCCTTGATCGTCACGGCTGGTACATTGCAGGTCGTGCCGGATGCTGAGGGCAGGGAAACAGACGAGTCTGCTCCTGTGAATGTAAAAACTACATTCAAGAGACATCTGGTTGAGACACATGCTCTTTCACTTGTCGACAAGGGCGTAAGGGTAAGTAGTATCCGACTGGCGCCATATGTGTATGGTTGTGGAGGAAGCGGCGTGGCTCgcatgatggggatgggCGTCAAGATGGGGGGACTGGTGACGGTGGATGGAGGACGGAACCGCACTACGACAgttcatgttgatgatgccgcGAGGTTGTATTTGCTTGCGTTGGAGGGAAGTAAGGGAGGAGAGGTGTTTAATGCGAGTGCTGATACGGATGTTACGGCGGCAGAGTTGTATAAGACGATTGGGGAGGCGGTGGGCGTTCCGGTGCGGGATATGTCGTTTGATGAGGCTAAAGAGGTAATGGGAGAGATGGTGACTTGGTTTTTGGGGGCAGAGAATAGGGCTTCGggggagaaggcgaggaggcTTTTGGGGTGGGAAGTTGGGGAGATGGGGATATTGGATGAGATTAAGAGGGGGTCGTATCGGGAGGTTGCTGAGGGGTTGGCTAAGGGGAAGGGATCTGCTTGAGATGGGACTGGGACTTTGGCGTGGTTTAGATGTGTGATTTGTATCATTGCTGTTTGCTCTAAGGTCTGGTATGAGTGTTTGAGCTgattgctgatgatggaagagTACGTCTGATCTGTGTGATGAGAAACCAAGATCTTTTGTTCTGTGTCAGGCCTGTGGTTCTGTTTCGTTTCGATATTTGGTGAGTTTAAGTAAGTGTTGGATTCATGTGATGTCTTGATACGTGGAATGTAGATAAGCTGGCATTTACTCCGGGCACAACGGAGTGCTGCTTCTTAGCTTCCACCCATCTTGTTAATACCAAGGTTATCGACCGAGTTCTTTGCAGTAACTTTCAGTGATGAAGACCTCCAAACGAGTGGATAAGTAGATGTAACGCATTTCTCTGGCTCAATGACCAAATAAGTGTACGACACTTGTGCAGTATACTACGAAAAAGAGCAAACCAAGGGCAGAAGGTTGTTACCATATTAACTCAGGCGCATGTATGTACACAACTCCAGTCGCTAGCAGTTGCCATCACCTGGTGCTTAAATGGACATGCTTGACCCgacggagaagaagagctgcAAACGATTCCCAACCAGAAAGTCAATTTGTGATAAAACATCACCTAATAGAGCCTACTACTTGAACCCAGAAGTGACTCGGttgaccatgttgacaaTAGCGGCCATTTGGACTCCTAAACAGTTGTTATTAACGTCACAAATACATTTTTACAAGACTACTTACCTCCTTTCTGGTCTGCATTCTGCCCGTACCATCCAACCCAGTCAAAGCACCCGTTAGGGTTCGACAAAACGCCCTGCCAAATAGGATGGATCGTATTATCAGGAACTGCCTGTGGGTACAATACAataatgttgttggtgtctAAAACCACATATTAGCAATCTGTGAATAACACCCAGTCAATCTCGTACTCACCAGCCCACAAGTTATACCCAGTATTAGTGATGTACTTGTTCCCAATAGAAGAATAACTCTGCAGACAACCATGCAAAGCAACATGTAGTTTGCACACCACACTCCCATCAGCACAAGCCTTCGGAACATACAAATACCCCGTCTTGTCTAAACCCGCTGATCCATACGACCCAGTCTGGCTGAAGCTTACGACCGAGCCTTGCGCCGCGGATGACCGCGCATTCAGGGTGCCATACATCCATTGCAGCACAGCACCTGCACCGTCGTATCCGCAGTTGGAAATGTAGGGCGACGAGGACAGTCCGCATGCGTTATCACCCGCGCCGTTGAAGTCCGTGGGGAATGTGTGCCCTTGGCCGGACCGGGCGACGTAGGCGATGTTGGCGGTGGGAGCGAAGCCTGAGAGTTGCTGTTTCAGCGCGTTCATGGGGTTGGAACCGACGGTGTAGTCGGCAGTTCCGACTTCGAGGAAGATTTTGCGTTGTTGGAGGTTGGTGGTTGGGTCGATTTGTTTGCCGCTCCAGGCTTTCATGTTGGCGGTGGGtgttgtgatggatgggttCATGTTGTACATGCATGTGGTGTACTGGGTTTTGTTAGAGATGTATGGAAGGGTTGTG is a window of Pochonia chlamydosporia 170 chromosome 5, whole genome shotgun sequence DNA encoding:
- a CDS encoding alcohol dehydrogenase (similar to Colletotrichum fioriniae PJ7 XP_007597718.1), with the translated sequence MPRKRLFITGASGYLGTVITTLAIKEHYSVFGLSRTEDSDRKLEILGAVPVRGDLTSLDVLRREAAASDGVIHLATSYTFGEPTYDVALPIDTAAVDAIVAGLAGSSKPLIVTAGTLQVVPDAEGRETDESAPVNVKTTFKRHLVETHALSLVDKGVRVSSIRLAPYVYGCGGSGVARMMGMGVKMGGLVTVDGGRNRTTTVHVDDAARLYLLALEGSKGGEVFNASADTDVTAAELYKTIGEAVGVPVRDMSFDEAKEVMGEMVTWFLGAENRASGEKARRLLGWEVGEMGILDEIKRGSYREVAEGLAKGKGSA
- a CDS encoding peptidyl-tRNA hydrolase domain-containing protein (similar to Metarhizium acridum CQMa 102 XP_007811562.1); translated protein: MNMLRRIHRIPSITSPAGLSRPFTCTALQAKNLPPRPKPPPDSEIEESFLKGSGPGGQKINKTNSAVQLKHVPTGIVIKSQATRSRSQNRKLARELLAQKLDDLLHGEQSRSTIVGEVKRKKAASAAKKSRRKYRKLEEDRAADQTQNEDSTTSHEPSAISNDPWTTDVHIQESRHPQDENKKP
- a CDS encoding polyhydroxybutyrate depolymerase (similar to Talaromyces stipitatus ATCC 10500 XP_002486250.1); the encoded protein is MKSPVALAIVASSVHAADLQAYNVDPKSVSVSGLSAGGFMAGQLGVAYSGTFQTGFGVFAAGPYDCARSQSYTTCMYNMNPSITTPTANMKAWSGKQIDPTTNLQQRKIFLEVGTADYTVGSNPMNALKQQLSGFAPTANIAYVARSGQGHTFPTDFNGAGDNACGLSSSPYISNCGYDGAGAVLQWMYGTLNARSSAAQGSVVSFSQTGSYGSAGLDKTGYLYVPKACADGSVVCKLHVALHGCLQSYSSIGNKYITNTGYNLWADTNNIIVLYPQAVPDNTIHPIWQGVLSNPNGCFDWVGWYGQNADQKGGVQMAAIVNMVNRVTSGFK